From the Roseibium salinum genome, one window contains:
- the ccmA gene encoding heme ABC exporter ATP-binding protein CcmA, which produces MKLIAENLTIDRGGRRVFQDLSFSLESGTALVVTGPNGIGKSSLLRTLAGLVPPAKGVIRLEGGEDEKHVFEQAHYFGHQDAVKPALTVLENLQFWQSFNAPARTPDFSAASKPPLGALETLGIGHTAHLPAAYLSAGQKRRLSLSRLLVTPRPIWLMDEPTSALDRTSERQLLDLMNAHLAAGGLIVTATHTDLALARATILHMEAARTAPLQDAVLS; this is translated from the coding sequence CTGAAACTGATTGCCGAAAACCTCACCATCGACCGCGGCGGACGCCGGGTGTTTCAGGATCTGTCCTTTTCGCTGGAAAGCGGCACCGCGCTGGTGGTCACCGGGCCGAACGGCATCGGCAAGTCGTCCCTGCTGCGCACGCTTGCCGGACTGGTTCCCCCCGCGAAAGGCGTGATCCGGCTGGAAGGCGGAGAAGACGAGAAGCACGTCTTCGAGCAAGCACATTACTTTGGCCATCAGGACGCGGTGAAACCCGCCCTCACGGTGCTGGAGAACCTGCAATTCTGGCAAAGTTTCAACGCACCTGCCCGGACCCCCGATTTCTCCGCAGCATCGAAGCCGCCGCTCGGCGCCCTTGAGACCCTCGGCATCGGCCACACCGCTCATCTGCCGGCGGCCTATCTTTCCGCAGGGCAGAAGCGGCGGCTGTCGCTGTCGCGTCTTCTGGTCACGCCCCGGCCGATCTGGCTGATGGACGAGCCCACCTCGGCACTCGACAGGACGTCCGAAAGGCAGCTTCTGGACCTCATGAACGCGCATCTGGCGGCCGGCGGACTGATCGTCACGGCGACGCATACGGACCTAGCGCTCGCCCGGGCCACGATCCTGCATATGGAGGCGGCCCGGACAGCGCCGCTGCAGGACGCGGTGCTCTCATGA
- a CDS encoding DsbE family thiol:disulfide interchange protein, whose amino-acid sequence MSTPETNAGDEPQTRKRGFPVLVLLPLVVFAALAGLFAFQLTLGGDPQQIPSALINKPAPEFALNPVDGVLKDGVQVPGFSRQDLMGKVSVVNVFASWCVPCRQEHPLLEELAKVDGIQLLGINYKDKPENARRFLGSLGNPYDRIGADDAGRAAIEWGVYGVPETYIVDPEGTIRYKFIGPLAPASYRDTFLPELQKVTNGG is encoded by the coding sequence ATGAGCACTCCTGAGACAAACGCCGGCGACGAGCCGCAGACCAGGAAGCGCGGCTTTCCGGTCCTGGTCCTGCTGCCCCTGGTGGTTTTTGCCGCGCTTGCCGGACTGTTCGCCTTTCAGCTGACGCTCGGCGGCGATCCCCAGCAGATCCCCTCGGCGCTGATCAACAAACCGGCGCCCGAATTCGCCCTCAATCCCGTCGACGGCGTGCTGAAGGACGGTGTGCAGGTCCCCGGCTTCTCGCGGCAGGACCTGATGGGCAAGGTGTCGGTGGTAAACGTGTTCGCCTCCTGGTGCGTGCCCTGCCGCCAGGAACATCCGCTTCTGGAAGAGCTGGCGAAGGTGGACGGCATTCAGTTGCTTGGCATCAACTACAAGGACAAGCCGGAGAACGCCCGCCGCTTTCTCGGCAGCCTCGGCAACCCCTATGATCGCATCGGCGCCGACGATGCCGGCCGCGCGGCCATCGAATGGGGCGTCTACGGCGTGCCGGAAACCTACATCGTCGACCCTGAGGGCACGATCCGCTACAAGTTCATCGGCCCGCTGGCACCGGCCTCCTACCGCGACACCTTCCTGCCCGAACTGCAAAAGGTCACGAATGGCGGCTGA
- the ccmD gene encoding heme exporter protein CcmD: MDLGPHAGFIIASYGLCLLTVLGLIAWVRIDKAIQERALKELAEQGISRARPDRNGR; encoded by the coding sequence ATGGATCTCGGACCCCACGCCGGCTTCATCATCGCCTCCTACGGGCTTTGTCTTCTGACCGTGCTCGGCCTCATCGCCTGGGTGCGGATCGACAAGGCCATTCAGGAAAGAGCCCTCAAGGAACTGGCCGAGCAGGGGATCTCCCGCGCGCGGCCGGACAGGAACGGTCGCTAA
- the ccmB gene encoding heme exporter protein CcmB produces the protein MSSWALTLFQRDLRLSMRVGGSAMVGVLFFLAVVTVIPFGVGPDLNLLARIGPAILWIGALLATLLGLDRLFQADRDDGTLDLMLMAGRPLELVVLIKCLAHWVATGLPLVVAAPLLAIFLNLDPVAMGAVTVTLLVGTPALTLIGAIGASLTVSLRRGGLLLAVLVIPLAIPVLIFGVSAADAAIHDPVPFLTPFLILCALSLIAAVIGPVASAAALRFAAD, from the coding sequence ATGAGTTCTTGGGCGCTCACGCTTTTCCAGCGCGACCTGCGCCTTTCCATGCGCGTCGGCGGCAGCGCGATGGTCGGCGTGCTGTTCTTCCTCGCCGTTGTCACCGTCATTCCCTTCGGTGTCGGGCCGGATCTCAACCTCCTGGCGCGTATCGGTCCCGCCATCTTGTGGATCGGTGCTCTGCTCGCCACGCTGCTCGGGCTCGACCGGCTGTTTCAGGCCGACCGGGACGATGGCACGCTCGACCTGATGCTGATGGCCGGACGGCCGCTGGAACTGGTGGTGCTGATCAAGTGCCTCGCCCACTGGGTGGCGACCGGCCTGCCCCTGGTCGTTGCAGCGCCGCTGCTGGCAATCTTTCTCAATCTCGATCCCGTCGCCATGGGCGCCGTCACCGTGACGCTGCTGGTGGGCACGCCGGCCCTGACGCTGATCGGGGCGATTGGTGCTTCGCTCACCGTCTCGCTGCGCCGGGGCGGGCTGCTGCTTGCCGTGCTGGTCATCCCTCTGGCCATTCCGGTGCTGATCTTCGGCGTCAGCGCCGCCGATGCCGCCATTCATGACCCGGTGCCTTTCCTGACGCCGTTCCTGATCCTGTGCGCCCTGTCGCTGATCGCAGCGGTCATCGGGCCGGTCGCCTCCGCCGCCGCGCTCCGCTTCGCCGCGGACTAG
- a CDS encoding heme ABC transporter permease, whose product MAIWDYANPTRFLRLVQVILPWLTGLCVIFFAAGLYLSFFVAPEDYQQGDTVRIMYIHVPAAWLSMMCYSIMAVSSLGTLVWKHPLADVSAKSAAPIGAAFTFMALVTGSLWGKPMWGTYWVWDARLTSVLVLLIMYLGLMTLWRTMEDPIKAGKAAAVLTLVGALNLPVIKFSVDWWNTLHQPASVIRMDGPTIHPDILWPLLVMALAFTLLFFLLHLMAMRNEILRRRIRALRQRAANASHSGSATATAQPAE is encoded by the coding sequence ATGGCAATCTGGGACTATGCAAATCCGACGCGGTTCTTGAGGCTGGTGCAGGTGATCCTGCCCTGGCTGACGGGCCTGTGCGTGATCTTTTTCGCGGCCGGGCTCTATCTGAGCTTCTTCGTGGCGCCGGAGGACTACCAGCAGGGCGATACCGTGCGGATCATGTATATTCACGTGCCCGCCGCCTGGCTTTCCATGATGTGTTATTCGATCATGGCCGTCTCCTCCCTCGGCACGCTGGTCTGGAAGCACCCGCTGGCCGATGTTTCCGCCAAGAGCGCGGCGCCCATCGGAGCGGCCTTCACGTTCATGGCGCTGGTGACCGGCTCGCTGTGGGGCAAGCCCATGTGGGGCACCTATTGGGTCTGGGACGCCAGACTGACATCGGTGCTCGTGCTGCTGATCATGTATCTGGGCCTGATGACCCTGTGGCGCACCATGGAAGACCCCATCAAGGCCGGCAAGGCGGCGGCGGTTCTGACGCTTGTCGGCGCTCTCAACCTGCCGGTGATCAAGTTTTCGGTCGACTGGTGGAACACGCTGCATCAGCCGGCAAGCGTCATCCGGATGGATGGACCGACCATTCATCCCGACATTCTCTGGCCGCTCCTGGTCATGGCGCTGGCCTTCACCTTGCTGTTCTTCTTGTTGCATCTGATGGCCATGCGCAATGAAATCCTGCGCCGCCGGATCCGTGCCCTGCGCCAGAGGGCGGCAAACGCCTCCCATTCCGGATCGGCCACCGCAACCGCCCAGCCTGCGGAGTGA